In a single window of the Anaerolineae bacterium genome:
- a CDS encoding sugar phosphate isomerase/epimerase has protein sequence MKISLSGILFEQATIEESVKAAGEAGYHGIELRTSERHLPSSTTPEKARYWRRIIHGYGMEVSCLASFMGRYNQKDDSECAADLEEFKRFAELAHELDCRLVRLLVGGPPSAQATESDWERPLAWLKKTEELAASLDVDAVIEIHNWDLVDAVEPSLRVAREVGGRHLGFIYEPANMYIVGNEYRAQSVEALADHIFHVHVKDVILLPSEKPPFRIMPLGQGEMDYLSVFRGLHRIRYNGHVCVELAHGAHLTMEGQNLARRELQAVRSLIELTL, from the coding sequence ATGAAGATATCGCTTTCCGGCATCCTCTTTGAGCAAGCGACGATCGAGGAATCCGTCAAGGCCGCTGGCGAGGCCGGGTATCACGGCATAGAGCTGCGCACCAGCGAGAGGCATCTGCCCTCCAGTACCACGCCCGAGAAAGCCCGCTACTGGCGCCGGATCATCCATGGGTATGGCATGGAGGTATCTTGCCTTGCCTCTTTCATGGGTCGCTACAATCAGAAGGACGATTCCGAATGTGCGGCTGATCTGGAAGAGTTCAAGAGGTTCGCCGAGCTGGCCCACGAGTTGGATTGCCGCCTGGTCAGGCTGCTCGTGGGCGGGCCGCCCTCCGCCCAAGCCACCGAATCGGACTGGGAGCGTCCTCTGGCCTGGCTGAAGAAGACCGAGGAACTGGCTGCTTCTCTGGATGTAGACGCGGTGATTGAGATACACAACTGGGATCTCGTGGATGCCGTCGAGCCCAGCCTCAGGGTTGCTCGGGAGGTAGGCGGCAGACACCTCGGCTTCATATACGAACCAGCGAACATGTACATAGTGGGCAACGAGTACCGGGCGCAATCGGTGGAGGCCCTGGCCGATCACATATTTCACGTCCACGTGAAGGACGTCATCCTCCTGCCATCGGAGAAGCCACCTTTCCGCATCATGCCACTGGGGCAGGGAGAGATGGACTACCTGTCCGTGTTCCGGGGCCTGCACCGCATCCGCTACAATGGCCACGTCTGCGTGGAGCTGGCTCACGGAGCACACCTGACCATGGAGGGGCAGAACCTGGCGCGCAGGGAGCTTCAGGCCGTGCGCAGTCTCATCGAGTTGACGCTCTAG
- a CDS encoding Gfo/Idh/MocA family oxidoreductase → METRNQAGKVGLAVVGCGRIAAAHLPGLTRTREFELVATVDAIPERAREAARQYAFRRWYGSTEEALKDPEIEAAILLLPHDQHRGVSLQFLQAGKHVLVEKPMALNTPEADEMIATAERAGRKLMVAHVMRFMWAQRRARELVQQGAIGEPVQVIERRLDYIDAPRTPWWASGERTGGLLWMLNGSHSVDTTLWILNTRAERVYAEFRHTNPAWEGEDDFAVTLSLANGAFATLHQSWTTRLRAFDNVIIGSEATIELYGHHKLVLHTGTGATEEAPTSRADPYELQDREFARAILEDREPEASGKDVRKVMEVMDAARVSAREHRSVAL, encoded by the coding sequence TTGGAGACGCGGAACCAGGCCGGCAAAGTAGGGCTGGCAGTGGTCGGCTGCGGACGCATAGCCGCCGCCCACCTGCCGGGGCTCACACGCACCCGCGAGTTCGAGCTCGTGGCCACAGTGGATGCTATACCCGAGCGCGCCCGGGAGGCCGCCAGGCAGTACGCATTCAGGCGGTGGTATGGCTCCACAGAGGAAGCGCTGAAGGATCCGGAGATAGAGGCCGCCATCCTACTATTGCCCCACGACCAGCACCGAGGCGTGAGCCTCCAGTTCCTCCAGGCCGGAAAGCACGTCCTGGTGGAGAAACCGATGGCGCTCAACACCCCAGAGGCCGACGAGATGATCGCTACGGCAGAGAGGGCCGGTCGCAAGCTTATGGTGGCTCACGTGATGCGGTTCATGTGGGCTCAGCGGAGGGCTCGAGAACTGGTGCAGCAGGGGGCCATCGGCGAACCGGTGCAGGTCATCGAGAGGCGGCTGGACTACATAGATGCCCCTCGCACTCCCTGGTGGGCCTCCGGCGAGCGTACCGGAGGCCTGCTCTGGATGCTCAACGGCAGCCACTCGGTCGACACCACCCTGTGGATACTGAACACGCGGGCAGAACGAGTCTATGCTGAGTTCCGCCACACTAACCCTGCCTGGGAGGGTGAGGACGACTTCGCCGTCACCCTGAGCCTGGCCAACGGGGCCTTCGCCACTCTGCACCAATCCTGGACCACTCGCCTGCGCGCCTTCGACAATGTCATCATAGGTAGTGAAGCAACCATTGAGCTGTATGGCCACCATAAGCTAGTGCTTCACACAGGCACCGGTGCCACCGAAGAGGCGCCCACAAGCAGGGCGGACCCGTATGAGCTTCAGGACCGGGAGTTCGCACGCGCTATTCTAGAGGACCGAGAGCCCGAGGCATCAGGCAAGGACGTGCGCAAGGTTATGGAAGTGATGGACGCAGCCCGCGTCTCAGCCCGAGAGCATCGTAGCGTAGCGCTCTGA